The Nitrospinota bacterium genome window below encodes:
- a CDS encoding (d)CMP kinase — MIITLDGPAGSGKSTTARALAKKLGGVYLDTGAMYRSVTLLALESGTNPADAAKLDAIAGAIAIDFQEAEGGQKVFVNGREVTAAIRTPEIDASISAVSAHPGVREKMVAQQRGIAQKHKTVIVEGRDAGSVVFPNADHKFFLSANPAERGKRRALQTGEPAEKAQEIAKHIVERDAKDSSRLVSPLVVPRGAVEIDNSHLSLDETIEKILQFLA, encoded by the coding sequence ATGATTATCACGCTTGACGGGCCGGCGGGGAGCGGCAAGAGCACCACCGCCCGCGCACTGGCCAAAAAACTGGGGGGGGTGTATCTCGATACCGGCGCGATGTACCGCTCCGTGACGCTGCTGGCGCTGGAAAGCGGGACGAACCCCGCCGACGCCGCGAAACTGGACGCCATTGCCGGCGCTATCGCCATCGATTTTCAGGAAGCGGAAGGCGGCCAAAAAGTTTTTGTCAACGGACGCGAGGTTACCGCCGCCATCCGCACCCCCGAGATCGACGCCAGCATATCCGCCGTTTCGGCGCACCCCGGCGTGCGGGAAAAAATGGTGGCGCAACAGCGCGGCATCGCGCAAAAACACAAGACGGTGATTGTGGAAGGACGCGACGCCGGCAGCGTCGTTTTTCCGAACGCCGACCATAAATTTTTCCTTAGCGCCAACCCCGCCGAACGTGGCAAGCGGCGCGCCTTGCAAACGGGGGAACCGGCGGAAAAGGCGCAAGAGATTGCAAAACATATAGTTGAACGCGACGCCAAGGATTCCAGCCGGCTGGTTTCACCTTTGGTGGTTCCGCGCGGGGCTGTTGAAATAGACAACTCCCATTTAAGCCTTGACGAGACTATCGAAAAAATCTTACAATTTCTCGCTTAA
- a CDS encoding tetratricopeptide repeat protein: MDNIRFRWARCFAVSVFLFTAACATTQQKGVLVDVTVTPQVDLKALSGDINTINVREITGDKNCAAPLQTKIGSLIVNAGIFKKEIAGFEEGGSAAVDVTGAVDKCAVGMGSGALSANFSLLYNGQVWRTFVVNKDTNRPGASEAEVRDVLVDRVARSFVSMFIPTTRQEVRVFKPVSPDDQGITAAMGSNWEMAVQIWTKRINQFPKDHNALYNRGVAWEARGDLRKAIKDYKRAAENDKDTLYIEALARAENALKAAEQKERMKE, encoded by the coding sequence ATGGACAATATCCGGTTTCGCTGGGCAAGGTGTTTCGCCGTTTCGGTTTTCCTGTTCACCGCCGCCTGCGCCACCACGCAGCAGAAAGGCGTGCTGGTCGATGTAACCGTGACGCCGCAGGTGGACCTGAAGGCGCTGAGCGGGGACATCAACACGATCAACGTGCGCGAGATAACGGGGGATAAAAACTGCGCCGCGCCGCTCCAGACGAAAATCGGGTCGCTCATCGTCAACGCCGGCATTTTCAAAAAGGAGATCGCCGGGTTTGAAGAGGGGGGATCCGCCGCCGTCGACGTGACCGGCGCCGTGGACAAGTGCGCCGTTGGCATGGGCTCCGGCGCCCTGTCGGCGAACTTCTCGCTGCTCTATAACGGGCAGGTGTGGCGCACCTTCGTTGTGAACAAGGATACCAACCGTCCCGGCGCTTCGGAGGCGGAGGTGCGCGATGTGCTGGTGGACCGCGTCGCCCGTTCGTTCGTGTCGATGTTCATTCCCACCACCCGGCAGGAGGTGCGCGTTTTCAAGCCGGTCTCCCCGGACGATCAGGGGATTACCGCCGCCATGGGCAGCAACTGGGAGATGGCGGTGCAGATATGGACGAAGCGGATCAACCAGTTTCCCAAAGACCACAACGCCCTCTATAACCGGGGCGTCGCGTGGGAAGCCCGCGGCGACCTGCGGAAGGCGATCAAGGACTACAAACGCGCCGCCGAGAATGACAAGGATACGCTCTACATCGAAGCGCTGGCCCGCGCGGAAAACGCGCTCAAGGCGGCCGAGCAAAAAGAACGGATGAAGGAGTAG
- a CDS encoding DMT family protein: protein MWRTVLFLSLSNVFMTIAWYGHLKNLKMQPLYVAILISWAIAFVEYCFQVPANRIGYGYFTLPQLKVMQEIITMIIFAGFALLYMGVPITRNFVWAGFCLIGAAYFIFKDGIPAQ, encoded by the coding sequence ATGTGGCGCACGGTTTTGTTTTTATCGCTCTCCAACGTTTTCATGACCATCGCGTGGTATGGGCACCTCAAAAACCTGAAGATGCAGCCGCTGTACGTCGCCATCCTGATCAGTTGGGCCATCGCATTCGTCGAATACTGCTTCCAGGTGCCGGCGAACCGGATCGGCTACGGTTACTTCACGCTGCCGCAACTCAAGGTGATGCAGGAGATCATCACGATGATAATTTTCGCCGGATTCGCGCTTCTGTACATGGGGGTGCCGATCACGCGGAATTTCGTCTGGGCGGGTTTTTGCCTGATCGGGGCGGCCTACTTCATTTTCAAGGACGGTATCCCCGCGCAATAA
- the sppA gene encoding signal peptide peptidase SppA: protein MENPANSSHKKGLLAGFVLLIALSVGFIALISFLPFGGGSSGETIKSIGKDKIGVVEVFGTIMTADETVKQIKNYANDKAIKAIIIRIDSPGGAVAPSQEIHDAILAARRKKKVVASMATLGASGGYYIAVAADKIICNPGTLTGSIGVIMNLMNVQELMGKIGVQPMVVKSGEFKDTGSAFRPMTEREKKVVQEMIDDVYGQFVTAVAKGRNMPETKVRELADGRVYTGNQAKNNGMVDALGGMEEAVKLTAQLAGISGEPALVRHEEKMLWLKELMSEKTSLAGKFDWLMNEVAVHKPGVYYLWSMN from the coding sequence ATGGAAAACCCGGCCAATAGCTCCCATAAAAAAGGGCTGCTGGCCGGGTTTGTTCTTTTAATCGCCCTTTCCGTCGGCTTCATCGCCCTCATCTCGTTCCTTCCTTTCGGCGGCGGCTCAAGCGGCGAAACAATCAAGTCCATCGGCAAAGATAAAATCGGCGTGGTCGAAGTCTTCGGCACCATCATGACCGCCGACGAGACCGTAAAACAGATAAAGAACTACGCCAACGACAAGGCGATAAAGGCGATCATCATCCGCATCGATTCCCCCGGCGGGGCGGTCGCCCCCTCGCAGGAGATACACGACGCCATCCTCGCCGCGCGGCGGAAGAAAAAAGTCGTCGCCAGCATGGCCACCCTCGGCGCGTCCGGCGGCTACTACATCGCCGTGGCGGCCGACAAGATCATCTGCAACCCCGGCACGCTCACCGGCTCCATCGGCGTCATCATGAACCTGATGAACGTGCAGGAACTGATGGGGAAAATCGGCGTGCAGCCGATGGTGGTGAAAAGCGGCGAGTTCAAGGATACCGGCTCGGCCTTCCGCCCGATGACCGAGCGCGAAAAGAAGGTGGTGCAGGAAATGATCGACGACGTGTACGGCCAGTTCGTCACCGCCGTGGCCAAAGGGCGCAATATGCCCGAAACGAAGGTGCGGGAACTGGCCGACGGCCGCGTCTACACCGGCAACCAGGCGAAGAACAACGGCATGGTCGACGCGCTGGGCGGGATGGAAGAAGCGGTGAAACTGACGGCGCAGCTCGCCGGCATCAGCGGCGAACCGGCGCTGGTGCGCCACGAAGAAAAAATGCTCTGGCTGAAAGAGCTGATGAGCGAAAAAACATCCCTCGCCGGCAAATTCGACTGGCTGATGAACGAAGTCGCCGTCCACAAGCCCGGCGTCTACTACCTCTGGTCGATGAACTGA
- a CDS encoding TIM barrel protein, with product MSLCAISTCWRSEELTDPPALIAAMKETGMNALELEFRVGAPLFEAIEKNREAWGIRVSSLHAVCPSAPGRGKGAEEFLISDLDDEQRKRGVRDVIETLRRAAGIGAGAVVLHCGAISEELNAHKTMMRFCDEGKLDGPEAEAAREALLVKRVAAARRPFAQTLKSLDAINGAAVKAGVKVGLENRYYFGEFPLFEEFGVIFNMFDGGNLHYWHDTGHAHTLQTLFGIPHRKMLETFGSRLVGMHLHDVVNGYTDHNEPGCGAVDWDMVKGFLKPDTIRVMEINRRIPLDRALQGAAFLRAKGIFD from the coding sequence ATGAGCCTCTGCGCCATATCCACCTGCTGGCGGTCGGAAGAGCTGACCGACCCGCCCGCGTTGATCGCGGCAATGAAGGAAACCGGCATGAACGCGCTGGAACTGGAGTTCCGCGTGGGCGCGCCGCTGTTTGAGGCGATTGAAAAAAACCGCGAGGCCTGGGGAATCCGCGTTTCGTCGTTGCACGCCGTTTGCCCCTCCGCGCCGGGCCGCGGCAAGGGGGCCGAGGAATTTTTGATCTCCGACCTCGATGATGAACAGCGGAAGAGGGGGGTGCGCGACGTTATCGAAACGCTCCGCCGCGCGGCCGGTATCGGGGCGGGGGCGGTGGTGCTGCATTGCGGCGCCATTTCGGAAGAACTCAATGCGCACAAAACCATGATGCGCTTTTGCGATGAGGGAAAGCTGGACGGCCCGGAGGCCGAAGCGGCGCGGGAGGCGCTGCTGGTCAAGCGGGTGGCCGCCGCGCGGAGGCCGTTCGCCCAGACCTTAAAAAGCCTGGACGCGATAAACGGGGCGGCGGTAAAGGCGGGGGTCAAGGTGGGGCTGGAAAACCGGTATTACTTTGGCGAGTTCCCGCTCTTCGAGGAATTCGGCGTCATCTTCAATATGTTCGACGGCGGCAACCTGCATTACTGGCACGATACCGGCCACGCCCACACGCTTCAGACGCTCTTCGGCATCCCGCACCGCAAAATGCTGGAGACGTTCGGCAGCCGCCTCGTCGGCATGCACCTGCACGATGTGGTGAACGGCTACACCGACCATAACGAGCCGGGCTGCGGCGCGGTGGATTGGGACATGGTGAAAGGGTTTTTAAAGCCGGATACCATCCGGGTGATGGAGATCAACCGCCGGATTCCGCTGGATCGCGCATTGCAGGGCGCGGCGTTCCTCCGCGCCAAAGGAATTTTTGACTAG
- a CDS encoding Txe/YoeB family addiction module toxin, with translation MNISFTPTAFDDLRYWMRHDRKTADRIMALIEEIKRNPFTGSGKPEPLKFQLAGCWSRRVSVEHRLVYLVKDGEIVVLACRHHYR, from the coding sequence GTGAACATATCGTTCACCCCCACCGCGTTCGATGACCTCCGCTACTGGATGCGGCATGACCGGAAAACCGCCGATCGGATCATGGCGCTCATCGAGGAGATAAAAAGAAATCCGTTCACCGGTTCCGGCAAGCCGGAGCCGCTGAAATTCCAGCTTGCGGGCTGCTGGTCCCGCAGGGTTTCTGTGGAACACCGTCTTGTGTATCTGGTCAAAGACGGTGAAATTGTCGTGCTTGCCTGCCGCCACCATTACCGGTAG
- a CDS encoding response regulator: METKSDTTPGGKPALAFMKPDYWRGATVLVAEDDDIWRHAAGMILRKHGFNVLEAADGGAALKLYEALGHTIDLVLSDILMPQVDGVEFAKINFENRFIPFVICTAVNDPFMSLDALHYGVQDYLVKPAEEHLLINVVVNALARHRFYQEIKENPAFEGNLDRIIIEPRLSEIPRAHAWLFRKLEPRRLANRDKAFVYALYEFLMNAHEHGCLGLGEQLKAELIRSDRYAEELMKRERERRGGRIEVCISLLHDKVAVTVEDDGPGFDFERYLRIGKDGLHERLKQPSGRGIVIASRQFDSVYYGNGGSRVTLIKHLAPPADSRPVSPPQ; this comes from the coding sequence ATGGAGACAAAGAGCGATACCACGCCCGGCGGCAAGCCCGCATTGGCGTTCATGAAGCCGGACTACTGGCGCGGCGCCACCGTGCTGGTGGCCGAGGATGACGATATCTGGCGCCATGCGGCGGGGATGATTTTGCGCAAGCACGGCTTCAATGTGCTGGAGGCGGCGGACGGCGGCGCGGCGCTGAAGCTGTATGAAGCGCTTGGGCATACCATTGACCTGGTGCTATCCGACATCCTGATGCCGCAAGTCGACGGCGTGGAGTTCGCCAAAATCAACTTCGAAAACCGGTTCATCCCCTTCGTCATCTGCACCGCCGTGAACGACCCCTTCATGTCGCTCGACGCGCTGCACTACGGCGTGCAGGACTATCTGGTGAAGCCGGCCGAGGAACATCTGCTGATAAACGTGGTGGTGAACGCCCTCGCCCGCCACCGCTTTTATCAGGAGATAAAGGAAAACCCCGCCTTCGAGGGGAACCTGGACCGGATCATCATCGAGCCGCGGTTGAGCGAGATACCGCGCGCGCATGCGTGGCTCTTCCGCAAGCTGGAGCCGCGGCGTCTTGCCAACCGCGACAAGGCGTTCGTGTACGCGCTGTACGAGTTCCTGATGAACGCCCACGAGCACGGCTGCCTCGGGCTGGGGGAACAGCTCAAGGCCGAGCTGATACGCTCCGACCGCTACGCCGAAGAACTGATGAAGCGCGAGCGGGAACGGCGCGGCGGACGGATAGAGGTTTGCATCAGCCTCCTGCATGACAAGGTGGCCGTCACCGTGGAAGACGACGGCCCCGGCTTCGACTTCGAGCGCTACCTGCGGATCGGCAAGGACGGGCTGCATGAACGGCTGAAGCAGCCGAGCGGGCGGGGAATTGTAATTGCTTCGCGGCAGTTCGACTCGGTTTACTACGGCAACGGCGGTTCCCGCGTGACGCTGATAAAGCACCTCGCCCCCCCGGCGGATTCCCGGCCCGTTTCGCCGCCACAGTGA
- a CDS encoding 30S ribosomal protein S1 codes for MTNIVGSRPAAGVSFEEKEYTSAELAAIYDDSIRNFKAGEVITGVVVAITPDSVVVDVGFKSEGIIPIDEFGGFTKDIKIGSEIEVYIEETENDDGVMVFSREKAQRQSCWEIIHKKYEANEIVKGVVVGKIKGGLAVDIGIKAFLPGSQIDIRPPKNLDALLGREFEFRIIKMNSKRGNIVLSRRVLIEEERKVTKDSTLSQLEEGKCVEGVVKNITDYGAFIDLGGVDGLLHITDMSWGRINHPSELLKVGDTANVIVLKFDKETERVSLGLKQHTPDPWVNVEEKYPIGKRIKGKVVSVTDYGAFLELENGVEGLVHISEMTWSKHVRHPSRIVTIGDEVQAEVLNIDKEKKRISLGMKQLIQNPWEKIEEQYPIGTTVEGTVRNLTDFGAFVELEDGVDGLIHISDMSWTQKVKHPSELLKKKDQVKCKVLKIDKENERISLGLKQLEPDPWETVASKYTMGQDVKAKIVKVTNFGAFAEIEPGIEGLIHISQIGDKRAPANARKELKIGQEVDAKIIKVDLEAKKIGLSMKAFSTGEAGEGEYEIVDFPDEE; via the coding sequence ATGACTAACATTGTCGGTTCCCGTCCCGCAGCCGGGGTAAGTTTCGAGGAAAAAGAATACACGTCCGCGGAACTCGCGGCGATCTACGATGACAGTATTCGCAATTTTAAGGCCGGGGAGGTTATCACGGGCGTGGTCGTCGCCATCACCCCGGACTCGGTCGTCGTCGACGTCGGGTTCAAATCCGAAGGGATCATCCCGATCGACGAATTCGGCGGATTCACCAAAGACATAAAGATCGGCAGCGAGATCGAGGTATACATCGAAGAGACCGAAAACGACGACGGCGTCATGGTCTTCTCGCGCGAAAAAGCCCAACGCCAGAGCTGCTGGGAAATCATCCACAAGAAATACGAAGCCAACGAGATCGTCAAGGGCGTCGTTGTCGGCAAGATCAAGGGGGGGCTTGCGGTCGATATCGGCATCAAGGCGTTCCTGCCGGGATCGCAGATCGACATCCGCCCGCCGAAAAACCTCGACGCCCTCCTGGGCCGCGAATTCGAGTTCCGCATCATCAAGATGAACAGCAAGCGCGGCAACATCGTCCTTTCCCGCCGCGTGCTCATCGAAGAAGAACGCAAAGTCACCAAGGATTCCACCCTGTCCCAACTGGAAGAGGGCAAGTGCGTGGAAGGCGTGGTCAAGAACATCACCGATTACGGCGCGTTCATCGACCTGGGCGGCGTCGACGGCCTGTTGCACATCACCGACATGAGCTGGGGCCGCATCAACCACCCGAGCGAACTGCTGAAGGTGGGCGACACCGCAAACGTGATCGTGCTGAAATTCGACAAAGAGACCGAGCGCGTATCGCTGGGCCTCAAGCAGCACACCCCGGATCCGTGGGTGAACGTTGAAGAGAAATACCCCATCGGCAAGCGCATCAAGGGCAAAGTGGTGAGCGTGACCGACTACGGCGCGTTCCTCGAGCTGGAAAACGGCGTGGAAGGGCTGGTGCATATCTCCGAAATGACCTGGAGCAAGCATGTCCGGCACCCCAGCCGCATCGTGACCATCGGGGATGAAGTCCAGGCCGAAGTGCTCAACATCGACAAGGAAAAAAAGCGCATCTCGCTGGGCATGAAACAGCTCATCCAGAACCCCTGGGAGAAGATCGAGGAACAGTACCCGATCGGCACCACCGTGGAAGGAACCGTGCGCAACCTCACCGATTTCGGCGCCTTTGTGGAGCTGGAAGACGGCGTGGACGGCCTGATCCACATCTCCGACATGAGCTGGACCCAGAAAGTGAAACACCCCTCGGAACTTCTCAAGAAGAAGGACCAGGTGAAGTGCAAAGTGCTCAAGATCGACAAGGAAAACGAGCGCATCTCGCTCGGCCTCAAGCAGCTTGAGCCCGATCCGTGGGAGACCGTCGCATCGAAGTACACCATGGGGCAGGACGTGAAAGCCAAGATCGTGAAGGTGACCAACTTCGGCGCCTTCGCCGAGATCGAGCCGGGCATCGAAGGGCTTATCCACATCTCGCAGATCGGCGATAAACGCGCCCCCGCCAACGCCCGCAAGGAGCTGAAAATCGGCCAGGAGGTCGACGCCAAGATCATCAAGGTTGACCTCGAAGCCAAGAAGATCGGCCTCTCCATGAAGGCCTTCTCCACCGGGGAAGCCGGCGAAGGCGAGTATGAGATCGTAGACTTCCCGGACGAAGAATAA
- a CDS encoding type II toxin-antitoxin system prevent-host-death family antitoxin: MKAISYTEARQKLKDVMDAVCEDHEPVVVTRKRGENIIMMSQEDYDSLAETDYLLSTPANAKRLLASLEEAKRGKTTPLAKLKL; encoded by the coding sequence ATGAAGGCGATCAGCTACACGGAAGCGCGGCAGAAACTGAAAGACGTTATGGATGCCGTCTGCGAGGATCACGAACCTGTGGTGGTCACCCGCAAAAGGGGCGAGAACATCATCATGATGAGCCAGGAGGATTACGACTCGCTGGCGGAAACGGATTACCTGCTTTCCACACCAGCCAACGCAAAGCGCCTGCTGGCGTCGCTTGAAGAGGCCAAACGGGGGAAGACGACGCCCCTTGCCAAGCTCAAGCTGTGA
- a CDS encoding YgiQ family radical SAM protein, which produces MKYKTPGNAHHRANSNARHNAAPGAQAYRESVRSFLPTTRQEMEWRGWRELDVLLITGDSYIDHPSFGIPLLGRLLEQQGFKVGIVAQPDHHSTKDIARMGRPRLFIGVSSGTVDSMINNYTANKRQRSDDQYAPGGVGGKRPDYATTVYARLAREAFPDTPIVIGGVEASLRRVAHYDYWQNKVRPSILLDAPADLLVYGMGERLAVRIAKELAAASDAEGGAAVSLRGEAAQSALRTLRGERGVVCQMPIDEALALQPRLLLPSFHEVRDDKKKFARAALLTEEEASPYNGKRLVQPHGKTAVVANPPSIPITTEEFDALYELPFTREQHPLYKERIPAAEMIRFSVIATRGCFGGCSFCAITLHHGRIVSSRTEESILKELAAMTKHPAFKGQVTDIGGPTANMWRLNCKSIEIQGVCRKLSCVFPKICAHLVTDHTPQVKLLEKARTLPGVKKISIGSGLRYDIALADKKAGHKYLRDLIAHHVGGQLKVAPEHLNPEVLHLMKKPGMESFDEFVEFFQNSTHEAGKEQYLVPYFISGFPGCTHEQMEEVGAYLQRRNWRVQQVQAFIPTPMTLATAMYHSGIDPATKRPLWVAREWKDRKIQQALLQPNKLENQELLRRTGYWYKMHGGVHARPKDGPRRGGAKGKKRFSR; this is translated from the coding sequence ATGAAGTATAAGACACCAGGCAACGCGCACCACAGGGCAAATTCCAACGCCCGCCACAACGCGGCCCCCGGCGCGCAGGCGTACCGCGAAAGCGTGAGGAGTTTCCTTCCCACCACACGGCAGGAGATGGAGTGGCGCGGCTGGCGCGAACTGGACGTGCTTCTTATCACCGGCGACTCATACATAGACCATCCCAGCTTCGGCATTCCGCTGCTGGGGCGCTTGCTGGAACAACAGGGTTTCAAGGTCGGCATTGTGGCGCAGCCCGATCACCACTCCACCAAGGACATCGCCCGCATGGGGCGGCCCCGGCTGTTCATCGGCGTTTCGTCCGGCACGGTCGACAGCATGATAAACAACTACACCGCCAACAAGCGCCAGCGCAGCGACGATCAGTACGCCCCCGGCGGCGTTGGGGGAAAAAGGCCGGATTATGCCACCACCGTCTATGCCCGCCTTGCGCGCGAGGCGTTTCCCGATACCCCCATCGTTATCGGCGGGGTGGAGGCCAGCCTGCGCCGTGTGGCCCATTACGACTACTGGCAGAACAAGGTGCGCCCCTCGATACTGCTGGACGCCCCCGCCGACCTGCTGGTCTACGGCATGGGGGAGCGGCTTGCCGTCCGCATCGCAAAGGAACTGGCGGCGGCGTCGGACGCCGAAGGGGGCGCGGCGGTATCGCTGCGCGGCGAGGCGGCGCAATCCGCCCTACGCACGCTGCGCGGCGAACGCGGCGTGGTCTGCCAAATGCCCATTGACGAGGCGCTGGCGCTTCAGCCGCGGCTGTTGCTCCCCTCGTTCCACGAGGTGCGCGACGACAAAAAGAAATTCGCCCGCGCCGCGCTTCTCACCGAGGAAGAAGCCAGCCCCTACAACGGCAAGCGGCTGGTTCAGCCGCACGGCAAGACGGCGGTGGTGGCGAATCCGCCGTCGATACCGATCACCACGGAAGAGTTCGACGCTCTCTACGAACTGCCGTTCACGCGCGAACAGCACCCCTTGTACAAGGAACGGATACCGGCGGCGGAGATGATCCGGTTCTCCGTCATCGCCACGCGCGGCTGTTTCGGCGGGTGTTCGTTCTGCGCCATCACGCTGCATCACGGCCGCATCGTTTCGTCGCGCACCGAAGAGAGCATCCTGAAAGAGCTGGCCGCGATGACGAAACACCCCGCGTTCAAGGGGCAGGTCACCGACATCGGCGGGCCGACGGCGAACATGTGGCGGCTCAACTGCAAGAGCATCGAGATACAGGGCGTCTGCCGCAAGCTGTCGTGCGTTTTCCCGAAAATCTGCGCGCACCTCGTCACTGATCACACGCCGCAGGTGAAGCTTCTGGAAAAAGCGCGCACACTGCCGGGAGTGAAAAAAATATCCATCGGCTCCGGCCTGCGGTACGACATCGCGCTGGCCGATAAAAAAGCCGGCCACAAATATCTGCGCGACCTCATCGCCCACCACGTCGGGGGGCAGCTCAAGGTAGCCCCGGAGCATCTCAACCCGGAGGTGCTGCATTTGATGAAAAAGCCGGGGATGGAGAGCTTTGACGAATTTGTCGAATTTTTCCAAAATTCAACGCATGAGGCGGGAAAAGAGCAGTACCTCGTGCCGTACTTCATCAGCGGTTTTCCCGGCTGCACGCACGAACAGATGGAGGAGGTCGGCGCCTACCTCCAGCGCCGCAACTGGCGCGTGCAGCAGGTGCAGGCGTTCATCCCCACCCCGATGACGCTGGCCACCGCCATGTATCACAGCGGCATCGATCCGGCCACCAAGCGGCCGCTATGGGTGGCGCGGGAGTGGAAAGACCGCAAGATTCAGCAGGCGCTCTTGCAGCCGAACAAGCTGGAGAACCAGGAGCTTTTGCGCAGAACCGGCTATTGGTACAAAATGCACGGCGGCGTTCACGCCCGCCCGAAGGATGGGCCGCGGCGGGGCGGCGCGAAGGGGAAAAAGCGTTTTTCCCGTTAA
- a CDS encoding LPP20 family lipoprotein — protein sequence MPRRTAVLFFAALASLCVSAGSARAANCSYLPESPMPAWVEKRPEMPGYYVGVGVAGPMREPQEQIDASQANALTNLGKEITVTVKSTFTDIARQEGRWSDQEITAETETRVTALLRGAKTKEKWLDRKNCQLWTLVTVSREDVAAVQKEMEERARKQFTSKSLMLFPLAHPDKPDDLERRVSAAMGKVMRDMGVGMVTPEIKYLPCAQGTYSKLCDGKAETIYGGFTLEFDKEKLSADGQYKARFYFFKGALYFKDRTVSVIDVKCRGVGGAAQDADAIGLIAADQCVADIRKKLERDMQGSE from the coding sequence ATGCCACGCCGAACGGCCGTTTTATTTTTCGCGGCGCTTGCCTCCTTGTGCGTAAGCGCGGGGAGCGCCCGCGCCGCCAATTGCAGCTATCTCCCCGAAAGCCCGATGCCCGCATGGGTGGAGAAGCGCCCCGAAATGCCCGGCTATTACGTGGGGGTGGGGGTGGCCGGTCCGATGCGCGAGCCGCAGGAACAGATCGACGCCTCGCAGGCCAACGCGCTGACAAACCTCGGCAAGGAAATCACCGTGACGGTTAAAAGCACGTTCACCGATATCGCGCGGCAGGAGGGGCGCTGGAGCGACCAGGAAATCACCGCCGAGACCGAAACGCGGGTGACCGCGCTGCTGCGCGGCGCGAAGACGAAAGAGAAATGGCTGGACCGGAAAAACTGCCAGCTTTGGACGCTGGTAACCGTTTCCCGCGAGGATGTGGCGGCGGTGCAAAAGGAGATGGAAGAGCGTGCCCGGAAACAGTTCACCAGCAAGAGCCTGATGCTTTTCCCGCTGGCGCATCCGGACAAGCCTGACGATCTGGAGCGGCGCGTTTCCGCCGCCATGGGAAAGGTGATGCGCGATATGGGGGTGGGGATGGTGACGCCCGAAATAAAATATCTCCCGTGCGCGCAGGGAACGTATTCGAAATTGTGCGACGGGAAGGCCGAGACCATCTACGGCGGCTTCACCCTGGAATTCGACAAAGAGAAACTTTCCGCCGACGGGCAGTACAAGGCGCGCTTTTATTTTTTCAAGGGGGCGCTCTACTTCAAGGACCGCACCGTGAGCGTCATCGACGTCAAGTGCCGCGGCGTGGGGGGGGCGGCGCAGGATGCCGATGCCATCGGCCTGATCGCGGCGGATCAGTGCGTGGCCGACATCAGGAAAAAACTTGAACGGGACATGCAAGGCTCCGAGTAG